The genomic window ATGAGGCAATCATTGGTTTGCAAGGCAAGTATGCCATTCCCAATCATTGCATTGGAATCTTCATTTTGTGGTAGATGATCATATAATGAGCCCCAGGAACCCAAATCACTCCAACCAAAATTTACCTTTTTTACAAAAATTCTTTTTGATTTTTCAAGTATTGCATAGTCAATGGAAATGCTTTGGATAGATTCATAAATTTTCCTTATATTATTATGAATATTCTCTTTGTTGAATTCTTCCAACCAACCCGGTAAATAAGCTTGAAATTCCTCGGATATTGTTTTCATATGCCACAAAAAAATTCCACTGTTCCAAACATAATTACCTTGATGTAAATATTTTAATGCTGTATTATGGTCCGGTTTTTCGACAAAGTTTAACACAGGAAAAATGTTATCCTTTTCAAACGGATCAGAAACCGACTCGTTGTATTCTATATAACCGTACCCTGTATGAGGTATAGTAGCTTGAATTCCAAATGTGAGTAATGCACAATTATTTTCTATAAAGTCAAAACCAACATTGCAATCTTCCACGAATTTATCTTCGTCTAAAATTATATGATCAGCAGGTGCAAACAACATGCTCGCATCTTCATCTTGTTGATGGATTGAAGTTAAAGCAAATGCAACACAGGGAGCTGTATTCCTGCGAAATGGCTCACTCAGTATATTAGTTAAAGAAATAGCAGGACATTGTTGGATGACTAAATTTCTGTAATTTTCATGTGTAACAATCCAAATGTTTTGCATACTTACTAATGTACTCAGTCGATCTACTGTTTGTTGCAGCAGAGACTTTCCTGTACCCAATATGTCTAAAAATTGCTTGGGTTTTTGGTTTCTGCTTAATGGCCAGAATCTCGACCCAACTCCTCCTGCCATAATTACTGCATGCCTGGCCATCTATACTTGATTTTATTGAATTGCATTAATGAATCCCTTTTTCCTTCATGATCTGATTAAGCCATCTCAAAAGTAAAAACATTATCGCTGCAGCAAAGGCCAATAATATAAAATTGACATAAAAATATTGCGATTTCATCTCGTACTTATCCCACATTGTTGCAAGTACACCAGATAGTTTGTTGCCTATACTTGTAGATAAAAACCATCCGCCCATCATGAGGGAAGTAATACGGACAGGACTTAGTTTTGATACCAGAGATAATCCCATCGGGCTTAGAAATAATTCACCTATTGTGATGACTCCATAACTCATGATCAACCACCAGACACTTGCCTTTTGAGCACCATTGTGACCAGCCCATACGGCCCCAATCATAAAAACTACTGAAAATGCAGAAATGAGCAAACCCAATGCAATTTTTGCAGGAGTACTGGGTTCTTTTCGTTTCCGCCTTAGCCAGCTAAAAAATCCAATGACCAAAGGTGTTAGAATAATCACCCATGCCGGGTTGATTGATTGACTTAAATTTGTAGACCAGACTGAAATTTTATCCCCTTCCGGTGGATTTAATTCAGGGGGATTATTTTTGAAGTAAGTTGGATAATTGAATTCTTTGACCACC from Saprospiraceae bacterium includes these protein-coding regions:
- a CDS encoding NTP transferase domain-containing protein, coding for MARHAVIMAGGVGSRFWPLSRNQKPKQFLDILGTGKSLLQQTVDRLSTLVSMQNIWIVTHENYRNLVIQQCPAISLTNILSEPFRRNTAPCVAFALTSIHQQDEDASMLFAPADHIILDEDKFVEDCNVGFDFIENNCALLTFGIQATIPHTGYGYIEYNESVSDPFEKDNIFPVLNFVEKPDHNTALKYLHQGNYVWNSGIFLWHMKTISEEFQAYLPGWLEEFNKENIHNNIRKIYESIQSISIDYAILEKSKRIFVKKVNFGWSDLGSWGSLYDHLPQNEDSNAMIGNGILALQTNDCLIQNTEKKLLAIYGLRNMIVVNTDTVLMICDKNEEQNIKKLLKEVEDKSGDKFS